CTGCACTTGCAGACAATGTATGTGTTTTACCTGGTAAAGAGAGCGAACAGTCGGCTGAAAGACTAAGTTGGTGTTGAGGAGGAAGGAGCGCAGCAGAGGCTGAGGGTAGGTGGCCAACTGGGCCAGGATGCCCGTCAGAAGCAGGTTGACGTGAAGCGAGTTCGACAGCATGTTCTCCAGACGAGACAACAGCACACTGACAAATGGGCCTGCAGGAAGAATAATCATAAACAACATTTTATTTGTGCTGTCCCAATGATTGGTGAATAACAGGACTGCTGCTAAGCGAACATTTCACTTACCAGTAAAAGGTGCCGACTGGTTTCTACCCGCACCTCCGCCGCCAAGCTGGACCCCAAATGGTGAATGCACTTTCTCTGGTGTCTCAGCAGAGAAGGAGGTGAAatccatctcctcctcctcttcctcctctgcagCTGTGGTAGGCTTCTTTAACTGTGAATCAGGTTTGACCTGTTTTCTCGCTGCCTCAGTGTCCAACGTACGGATGAGCTCCTCATACTGAGCCAAAAGGTCGTCCCTCGGCTCGGCAGATGTGGTGTTTTGAGGGTGGGAATTACAATCcgtctgacctttgacctttgggTCCAAGCTGTTCATATCAGACATCCCTGAAGCTGGAAGTGTAACACTGAGTCCGTTCTTCAGAGGAGCCTCTGCTGAGCCTGGTTGGCTTTCTTCAGATTCAGAACCAATGCGTTTGGGCTTTATCTGCTCGACCTCTCTAGTGTCTTTCTTGGCAACAAGATCATAAACCAACACATCGTCCTCAAActcattttcctcaatataTGAGCCTTTTATCAACATGGTGGCTGTTTTCCTCATCTCCTGGATGTGCTGTGGGAGCTCAGCAGGAGGTTCCTGTGCAGGTTTACTCTCCACAGGAACCTCATGGGTCTGCACTGGGCACGCATCGTAGCTATCATCCCACTCCAGCTCCATCTGGGTGTTGGAGGCCGGCTCTGTGTTCTGCGGCGGGATTGGTCGAGGGCGAGGCGCGATCAACTGTGGAACTTTCCTGAGAGCCATCTGAGTTTGCCGACTCTTCAGCCCCTGCTCCTCGAGGACACCGGGCTGGTATTTCTCCGGAGGGGGGTCCTCGCCGTCATACAGCGCTGACCACACCCGGCAGGCCCGTATGCAGCTGCTGATGCTCATCCGGGCGTCGTAGAGGTAATGGAGATAACTGACATCCAGGTAGACCTCAGAGCCGATGGTGCAGGAGTTACCTGAGCCATCATCCTCTCCCAAGAAGCTCTCATTTTCCTCTGGAAGATAAACAGATCGAAAATGTTGATAGGAGCTGACGTGCAGCACCTCAGCGCAGCGCTCACACGGAGCAGAACTAATGAGTTTGACATGAGCTACAGGGGGTAAAGTGATGTAAACAGCAGGGGATCTCACTATTTGATATAATACTCACAATGCTTCCAGTAATATGTTCATGTCCTAGATAAATACAGATAAACATAGCCTCCTTGGCTGAGATAAAGTGGGTTAGATAATCTATCAAAAATAATTGGCACAACCTTGTCTTATCTGactttattatttaaatgtcttcctgttCCCAGACCAGAGGAAATGCTTGGGTAGGTACAGTGTTTTCAAGACTCATTAAAAAGATGTCAAATTCAGCAAAAATGAGATCCAAGCTGTAATGAATCCATCACATCTCTCCCCCTAATGTCTTGTCTTTCTCACCCGTGGCGCTGGTGTTGTTGGGGGTCTCTCCACCCTTTGAAAAGAGGATGGAGTCCAGCTGCCGGAGGGGCGGGGGGCTGTGATCAGGAGAGCAGCAGGACGGTGTTAACGCCAGGATCTTGGCTGCAGACACAGAGTAGCAGTCCCTCTCCCCCACGACACGTCTCTGACTCAACATCATGTGATTACAGGGGATCAGGTACCTGGGGGGGGGAAGATGGGAACGGATCCTGTTAGGAAAACCAACGGGTGGTCGTAGGAGGGGGGAGCAGACAGATGGCAACACAAGTCTGCTCGGTGGGAGGTAGAAAGTAGCTCATCTCATCGTAAACCAATTAGATGTTCCATGCTTCATAACTGGAGTAAGTCTGCATGTTTTCCACTCACCTCAATACGAGCTGCAGCATCACGTCTTCACAGTATAAGCCAATGAGAGTGCGGAAGAGTGCCAGGGACACGGTGCCCAACTGCAGAGATGAATGGAAAGATACAATGAACACAACAATTTAGAGATCGATCAATAATTTTGATAAGCAATCAAATGATTCAAAGAAAAAAGTACCAAACATTAATTTGTCTTAGCTTCCTAGATGTGAGAATGAGTGCCATGTTTTCTTATTGGATATTTGTATATGTCATATGTTTTGGTTCATATATACTTTAAATATGTCTGAGATGTGTTTTATAACTTTATAACTTTTTCTTCTCTATTTTTAGATGAATTGTCTCATCTGCTTTGTTCTGCTATGTTTGTTATGTTGTTAAGGCTGAGGTAGGCGATGGGGTGCGGAGTAGGGAATACAAAACAAATTGGGCTTAATGCCGCTGCTGCTATTAGGAAATAGATATTTCTTTAAAGTCGCTTTTGCTTTGATTAACCTGGAGAATTACGAGGGTTAAGAGAattgtttaaaataaaatatgagcTCGTGTAATTTCTTCTTTCAGTCAGAGGCTAAAACAGCAGCATGAAGAGAATAACTAACTTTGAATGAAATGAACATCAAAGGTAAAAGCAAATGGGTAAAAAGATGAAATGGTGAATATTTGCATATCAATATTTCATTTTGCTCATGGGTATTTTTTCAGTGAGTTGCAGGTGTGCCAAAGCTGACAGTTAGCCAACACTGGAGGGAACTCCCAAAGCCATTTACACAGCCAAACAGCCGAGTAAAGAAGCCATTACTTATTCCTTTTAATCATTTTAACAAGATGTTCCAACATATacgactttttcttttaatgctgCTCATATCAGTTGCTTTGCTAAAAAGATAAATTCACTGCAACTGAGCATCACCATGGCAACAATCTACCAGCTTTGGTGCTGACATTTAAAAGTTTGCCAAAGTGCCTCTGGGGTCATTTTCTGGAGTTATTAAAATATGAGTCATGCTGTATTTGAGTGCAGATCGTATGAGTgagagtgtctgtgtgtgtctgtatgtgtgggTGTTTCTAAGAGAAAACATCAGTGTTGTCCACAGTCCTTCTTCGTTCCTCCTGTACCTGGTAGGGTGTGTTGATGCGGCTGACCAGAGTATCCAGGATGTGGACGCTCTCGTGTCGGTGGAGGAGGATGAAGGAGAGGAAGGTCTGCAGCAGAGCCGGCTCCGACACGGCTCTGAGGAAGAGGTCCAGGTACGCTGTGGTCGTCATCACCTCCTCCAGGGTCAGCTTCACAGAGGGAGGATCATTAGTGAGTGAGTCAGAGTGACTGTGGGTTAGTGAGTAACAAATACAAAACcatgacatttaaaaatgtgttttaaaagaTGTTGACGTATATACCAAGCAAGATACTGTTGTGATATGTGAATATGCCTGTACTAATCTGATTTTAGAGTACAGTTTTCCTCCACTCTGAATAGATCAAATTAAGCTGAACAAGTATTTTTACCTCCACCATGGAGAATATGTTTTTGGTTAATTCTGTTTGTTAGTTTGTCAGCATGATTACGGAAAAACTCCTGGGCCAAATTCATAAAACTGTGTGAAAGGATGTAGCATGGGCAACATAATAATCCATTACATTTAGGAGAGGATCCGGGCATAAACAAGCATTATTTTTCCCTTTTCCGAAATAAATATTAGCGGAGGTCTGCGCTTCAGAGGGCCCTTTTAGTTTATGAATGGGACTATTGATTAAAGCTCCATTTGGACAGAATTTACTTTTCTCACGGACATTAGGCAATTTTCTCTGTGGAAGTCTTTCCCTAGATTAAGACTATAATCTTAATACCTCCCTCATAAAATGGCTAAATAAGGATGCATATTAGCATTTTGACCCTTTTCTAGCCATTACAACTAACGTATTATTGCCTCATGATCATATTCTAAGAGTTCCAGGAGATTAACAGAGAATTTACATAACATACattaatatataatacatacatataatatatatgctaatCTTGGTGTACTGTGATTTATCCATCTATGACATTGGTTTTCTTTATATTTATGTCTCATACAGGCATACCCATTGTATTTAAAGTGTGTTACGTGGCTTTCCACCCCATCCAACAATATGTTTGGTTACTGAGAAGTATGATCAGCGGTTCCCAACTTTTTTCAACTCAGGGCCCActtaagataaaaaaaaataatcgcggcccacattcaaccataaacaatacggaggctaaataaagttctgattggtcgattcagaacatgtgacacgttgtcaATCCAGTAGAACAGACTGCTgtataatgaccgttgctaaggaggatcaagaaagagaaacgaAAAGagattcaaataaaaaaacatcttaataatgaaaatgatttgtgtttccacacaaatcataatgttttgcaaattatTTGGCGGCAAATATTGAATTTACATTTACACCCTTAAATATGTTATTTGGGCTTTTAGATGGAGA
Above is a window of Pseudochaenichthys georgianus chromosome 1, fPseGeo1.2, whole genome shotgun sequence DNA encoding:
- the fhip1aa gene encoding FHF complex subunit HOOK-interacting protein 1A, with product MMASMVANGNRDGQALVLKGVDPETCMIVFKNHWAQVVKILEKHDPLRSSSTLHSLSVISLSSSGASRFGPIPGDEANAVQNYVEHMLFLLMEEDSGQAGAMGPILEFVVMENVMERLFVWSLRREFTDDMKLEQLKMYEMLVGQAQQPLLHHKPILRPLMMLLSSCSGTAAPQVEAELVLLLNQLCCVLAKDPSILELFFHTSEDQGATNFLIFSLLIPFIHREGTVGQQARDALLLIMSLSAENERVAKHVAENTYFCPVLATGLSGLYSSLPTKLEVPGEEWHCLHREDWLQMPPLIQFLNSLEFCNAVIQVAHTDIRDQLVGYIYNGFLVPVLAPALHKLTLEEVMTTTAYLDLFLRAVSEPALLQTFLSFILLHRHESVHILDTLVSRINTPYQLGTVSLALFRTLIGLYCEDVMLQLVLRYLIPCNHMMLSQRRVVGERDCYSVSAAKILALTPSCCSPDHSPPPLRQLDSILFSKGGETPNNTSATEENESFLGEDDGSGNSCTIGSEVYLDVSYLHYLYDARMSISSCIRACRVWSALYDGEDPPPEKYQPGVLEEQGLKSRQTQMALRKVPQLIAPRPRPIPPQNTEPASNTQMELEWDDSYDACPVQTHEVPVESKPAQEPPAELPQHIQEMRKTATMLIKGSYIEENEFEDDVLVYDLVAKKDTREVEQIKPKRIGSESEESQPGSAEAPLKNGLSVTLPASGMSDMNSLDPKVKGQTDCNSHPQNTTSAEPRDDLLAQYEELIRTLDTEAARKQVKPDSQLKKPTTAAEEEEEEEMDFTSFSAETPEKVHSPFGVQLGGGGAGRNQSAPFTGPFVSVLLSRLENMLSNSLHVNLLLTGILAQLATYPQPLLRSFLLNTNLVFQPTVRSLYQVLAIVKNQIEEQAASRKDFPELITTAQHWLLARETSFMAADSSRHSTHSEAARMFKSSPPPKPKAISLDRTEVFATVLFTEFLKELAAIAQEHSILSYIPMEE